From Bordetella flabilis, the proteins below share one genomic window:
- a CDS encoding translocation/assembly module TamB domain-containing protein, translating to MKVLRGLIRNVLVWWLPTLLLVFAVAAGAAGWVFATQAGARWLVQTAVAQLDGRVQAVQGSLWRGLRVGRLSIDVSGVAVAATDLAVQLAWPDLLQRRLRVSDLSVADLAVVVGPTDPRTETPAPAGTPPSLPLDIVVERLAVGTFALHRDGQPLPVALSGLQAAGSVTAGGARLRIDALHAAHAVADADLRGEATLKQLAAPWPLDANVHVSIRGTTPESPVCVGRFVTAAAPAPSPSASHRGAATTPAAAASNRQAGAAPAAASDSADPCHVDADLRLDGSLDAMDADLQAQGAGAALVAHAELTPQGRIPLRRATLALELADRTSAGLALEVARDDAAATNRVQGKLTADRLDLGRLLAGLVPPAMLSTRASFDAEFTDRYVLRRAAVDLGVDKGSLWNRKALDGTARARVVTSAEPDPTADWPAALADIRIEDLAVDLRLGRNRVRAQGSIGPRNGEIALDAAAPELSAFWPGLGGAASLQGKLAGTPARHRVELRGAYTPPNERAGMLGRARMEASVLVEGGYGATAGAGSATQELGWRGTVDKLSASHAGFQLAVARPVKVAWMPHATAPRWQWDVGPARIELGLPGGDRAVLDHAGSRAGAGRWETAGRMDNLVLTPAVVRQVIRALDPDAAAQGAQRRTARVNARVPASQRRIALDVSWELRFAGALSGRARVERRSGDLLIPGDPPMPMGLRKLVLAVSATPVSAGGSRVEADLQLDTAKMGSLRGTGAAMLATTRDGGIGLAPRQPLRVSLDADISDLQWVEIFTGDDMELGGALQANIQAQGLPGQPWQASGTVRGQKLRFVRIDDGVRLLDGTLSARLQQDRLVIESLRFPATLRVLPTEARTREWVTRNPDARNGYVEATGTWSLTDATGQAHITLHRFPVIQRADRFAMMSGRIDIDAALPRMTLRGDVRADAGWASIEVLSEVPTLDGDVIVHRSGEEEEAASTPLQTDMDLNVDLGPRFYLTGMGLDAALGGSIRIRYAGGRLTGTGALHTRSGRIDAYGQRLQLRRGTVTFQGSLDNPLLDIEALRTGEQVEAGVRVSGTAQRPRIDLISYPDVSDVEKLSWLVLGRGPDSSGNDTALLVSVGTALLGNGEPFYKQFGLDDVSVRNGAIGSTGSLLPDQTVAGSVNQDSTASLATQFLVASKNFSNGVTLSVEQALAGSETVGRLSYRLSRRWSVDLKGGSVNGLALVYRTFLGD from the coding sequence TTGAAGGTACTGCGCGGGCTCATCCGCAACGTGCTGGTGTGGTGGTTGCCCACGCTGCTGCTGGTGTTCGCGGTAGCCGCGGGCGCGGCGGGCTGGGTATTCGCCACGCAGGCGGGCGCGCGCTGGCTGGTGCAGACCGCTGTCGCGCAGCTCGATGGACGGGTCCAGGCGGTACAAGGTTCGCTGTGGCGGGGGCTGCGGGTCGGCCGCTTGTCCATCGACGTGTCCGGTGTGGCGGTCGCCGCGACCGACCTGGCCGTGCAGCTTGCGTGGCCAGACCTGTTGCAGCGGCGTCTGCGCGTGAGCGACCTGTCGGTCGCCGACCTGGCCGTGGTCGTCGGGCCGACGGACCCGCGGACGGAGACACCGGCGCCTGCCGGGACCCCGCCGTCCCTGCCCCTGGACATTGTCGTGGAGCGACTGGCGGTGGGCACCTTTGCCCTGCATCGGGACGGTCAGCCGCTGCCCGTCGCGCTGAGCGGCTTGCAGGCCGCCGGCAGCGTCACCGCCGGCGGGGCGCGGCTGCGGATCGACGCGTTGCATGCAGCCCATGCCGTCGCGGATGCGGACCTGCGCGGCGAGGCGACGCTGAAGCAACTGGCGGCGCCCTGGCCGCTGGACGCGAACGTCCATGTCTCGATACGCGGCACGACACCCGAATCGCCGGTGTGCGTGGGCAGGTTCGTCACGGCAGCGGCGCCTGCCCCATCGCCTTCCGCTTCCCATCGTGGCGCCGCCACTACGCCGGCGGCAGCCGCTTCCAATCGCCAGGCTGGCGCTGCGCCGGCGGCCGCTTCCGACAGCGCGGATCCCTGCCATGTCGATGCCGACCTGCGGCTGGACGGTTCGCTCGACGCCATGGACGCCGACCTCCAGGCACAGGGCGCGGGCGCGGCGCTCGTGGCGCATGCCGAACTGACGCCGCAAGGCCGTATACCGTTGCGGCGCGCGACCCTGGCACTGGAGCTTGCGGACCGTACCTCCGCGGGGCTCGCGCTGGAGGTCGCGCGTGACGATGCAGCGGCTACCAACCGCGTGCAGGGCAAGCTCACGGCGGACCGCCTGGACCTCGGACGCCTGCTCGCGGGACTGGTGCCGCCGGCAATGCTCAGCACGCGCGCGTCCTTTGATGCGGAATTCACGGACCGTTATGTGTTGCGCAGGGCCGCTGTGGACCTGGGCGTCGACAAGGGCAGCCTTTGGAACCGCAAGGCGCTGGACGGCACCGCGCGCGCCCGGGTGGTCACCTCGGCAGAACCGGATCCGACCGCCGATTGGCCCGCGGCGCTGGCCGATATCCGCATCGAGGACCTGGCCGTGGACCTGCGGCTGGGCCGCAACCGCGTGCGCGCGCAAGGCAGCATTGGCCCGCGTAACGGCGAGATCGCGCTGGACGCGGCGGCGCCCGAACTGTCCGCCTTCTGGCCGGGCCTGGGCGGCGCCGCCAGCCTGCAAGGGAAGTTGGCCGGCACGCCGGCACGCCACCGGGTGGAGCTGCGCGGGGCCTATACCCCGCCGAACGAACGGGCTGGCATGCTCGGCCGCGCCCGCATGGAGGCCTCCGTCCTGGTCGAAGGCGGCTATGGGGCCACCGCGGGCGCCGGTTCGGCAACGCAGGAGCTGGGATGGCGGGGCACGGTGGACAAGCTGTCCGCTTCCCATGCCGGCTTCCAACTGGCCGTGGCACGCCCTGTCAAGGTGGCCTGGATGCCGCACGCGACGGCGCCGCGCTGGCAGTGGGACGTCGGGCCCGCGCGCATCGAACTGGGCTTGCCCGGTGGCGACCGGGCAGTGCTCGACCATGCCGGGTCACGGGCCGGGGCAGGGCGCTGGGAAACCGCGGGGCGTATGGACAACCTGGTCTTGACGCCCGCCGTCGTGCGCCAGGTGATCCGTGCGCTCGATCCGGACGCCGCGGCACAGGGGGCGCAGCGCCGCACCGCGCGCGTCAATGCCCGTGTGCCGGCCAGCCAGCGGCGCATCGCCCTGGACGTATCGTGGGAACTGCGCTTTGCGGGCGCCCTGTCCGGCAGGGCCCGCGTGGAGCGCCGGTCCGGAGACCTGTTGATTCCGGGAGATCCGCCCATGCCGATGGGCCTGCGCAAGCTGGTGCTGGCCGTGTCTGCCACGCCCGTTTCCGCGGGTGGCAGCCGCGTCGAGGCCGATCTCCAGCTGGACACGGCGAAGATGGGCTCGTTGCGGGGCACCGGGGCGGCCATGCTGGCGACGACGCGAGACGGCGGCATCGGGCTCGCGCCGCGCCAGCCGTTGCGGGTGTCGTTGGACGCCGATATCTCGGATTTGCAGTGGGTCGAGATTTTCACCGGTGACGATATGGAGCTGGGCGGTGCCTTGCAAGCCAACATCCAGGCGCAGGGCCTGCCGGGGCAGCCCTGGCAGGCGAGCGGTACAGTCCGGGGCCAGAAGCTGCGTTTCGTACGTATCGACGATGGCGTGCGCCTGCTGGACGGTACGCTTTCCGCCAGGTTGCAGCAGGACCGTCTGGTCATCGAATCCCTTCGTTTTCCCGCGACGCTACGCGTGCTTCCCACCGAAGCGCGCACCCGCGAGTGGGTCACGCGCAACCCCGATGCCAGGAACGGCTATGTCGAGGCCACCGGCACATGGAGCCTGACGGATGCCACCGGCCAGGCGCATATCACCCTGCACCGGTTTCCGGTCATCCAGCGCGCCGACCGCTTCGCCATGATGTCCGGCCGCATCGATATCGACGCCGCCTTGCCACGCATGACGCTGCGCGGCGACGTTCGCGCCGACGCCGGCTGGGCCAGCATCGAAGTCCTTAGCGAGGTGCCTACCCTGGATGGCGATGTCATCGTGCACCGGTCGGGCGAGGAGGAGGAAGCCGCCAGCACGCCCTTGCAGACCGACATGGATCTGAACGTCGACCTGGGCCCGCGCTTCTACCTGACCGGCATGGGCCTGGACGCCGCGCTGGGCGGTTCCATCCGCATCCGTTACGCCGGTGGCCGCCTCACCGGCACGGGCGCTCTCCATACCCGGTCGGGCCGCATCGATGCCTATGGGCAGCGGCTGCAATTGCGGCGCGGTACGGTGACGTTCCAGGGCAGCCTGGACAACCCGCTGCTGGATATCGAGGCCCTGCGCACCGGGGAGCAGGTGGAGGCCGGCGTGCGGGTCAGCGGCACCGCGCAGCGGCCGCGTATCGACCTGATTTCCTACCCGGACGTCAGCGATGTGGAAAAGCTGTCGTGGCTGGTGCTCGGCCGCGGTCCGGACAGCAGCGGCAACGATACGGCCCTGCTGGTATCCGTCGGGACGGCCCTGCTGGGCAACGGCGAGCCGTTCTACAAGCAGTTCGGCCTGGACGATGTCAGCGTGCGCAACGGCGCCATCGGCAGCACCGGCAGCCTTCTGCCGGACCAGACCGTCGCCGGCAGCGTGAACCAGGACAGCACCGCTTCCCTGGCTACGCAGTTCCTGGTGGCGAGCAAGAATTTCTCGAATGGCGTGACGCTGAGCGTGGAGCAGGCGCTGGCCGGCTCCGAAACCGTCGGCCGCTTGAGCTACCGGCTGTCGCGCCGCTGGTCGGTGGACCTGAAGGGCGGTTCGGTCAACGGTCTGGCGCTGGTGTATCGGACCTTCCTGGGCGACTAG
- the dcd gene encoding dCTP deaminase produces MSIKSDLWIRRAAATGMIEPFERGQVREANGERIVSYGTSSYGYDVRCANEFKIFTNINSTIVDPKNFDEKSFVDFSGDVCIIPPNSFALARTVEYFRIPRNVLTICLGKSTYARCGIIVNVTPLEPEWEGHVTLEFSNTTPLPAKIYAGEGCAQMLFLESDEVCETSYRDRGGKYQGQQGVTLPKT; encoded by the coding sequence ATGAGTATCAAGAGCGACCTGTGGATTCGTCGCGCCGCGGCCACCGGCATGATCGAGCCCTTCGAGCGCGGCCAGGTGCGCGAAGCCAATGGCGAGCGCATCGTCAGCTACGGCACCAGCAGCTATGGCTACGATGTGCGCTGCGCCAACGAGTTCAAGATATTCACCAACATCAATTCCACCATCGTCGATCCCAAGAACTTCGACGAGAAATCCTTCGTCGATTTCAGCGGCGATGTCTGCATCATTCCGCCGAATTCCTTCGCGCTCGCGCGCACCGTCGAATATTTCCGCATCCCGCGCAATGTGCTGACCATCTGCCTGGGCAAGAGCACTTATGCGCGATGCGGCATCATCGTCAATGTCACGCCGCTCGAGCCGGAATGGGAAGGCCATGTGACGCTGGAGTTTTCCAACACCACGCCGCTGCCCGCCAAGATCTATGCCGGCGAGGGCTGCGCCCAGATGCTGTTCCTGGAAAGCGACGAGGTCTGCGAAACCTCGTATCGCGACCGCGGCGGGAAGTACCAGGGCCAGCAGGGCGTGACGCTGCCCAAGACCTGA
- a CDS encoding GNAT family N-acetyltransferase, with translation MNGNHDAASIRLLTADDAAAFHALRLLALRESPTAFGASVEDEAALPRQVVASRIAPQDPHDGGAAGIFHGGRLVGMACVHRDHGRKSCHKAILTSVYIAPDRRGSGLSASLIQRMVDLARTMPQVRRLNLCVNAANLPAQALYRRAGFVEYGREPEGLWVDGAFHDEILMTLALQASPLTGLGARLRYEAVDEAAFEALADIRVAAMRDSLVRVGRFDPQRARQRLRAGYSPEDTWAIVLDDIRVGFYTLRREADALKLDHLYILPAHQAKGLGAEVLRRILRRADRDGLPVRLGALRDSDANRFYQRHGFERAGEDSWDIYYERKPLPYLANCPGAPEQG, from the coding sequence ATGAACGGAAACCACGACGCCGCGTCCATCCGCCTCCTCACGGCGGACGATGCGGCGGCATTCCACGCGCTACGGCTTTTGGCCTTGCGCGAATCCCCCACGGCCTTCGGCGCCAGCGTGGAGGACGAAGCCGCCCTGCCGCGCCAGGTGGTCGCCTCCCGCATCGCCCCGCAGGACCCGCATGACGGCGGCGCGGCGGGCATCTTCCATGGCGGCCGCCTGGTGGGCATGGCCTGCGTGCATCGCGACCACGGCCGCAAGTCCTGCCACAAGGCCATCCTGACCTCGGTTTATATCGCGCCGGACCGTCGGGGCAGCGGGCTTTCCGCATCGTTGATACAGCGCATGGTCGACCTGGCGCGCACCATGCCGCAAGTGCGCCGGCTGAACCTGTGCGTGAATGCGGCCAACCTGCCGGCCCAGGCGCTGTATCGCCGTGCCGGCTTCGTGGAATATGGCCGCGAGCCGGAAGGCCTGTGGGTGGACGGCGCCTTCCACGATGAAATCCTGATGACGCTGGCCCTGCAGGCAAGCCCCCTGACCGGCCTTGGAGCCCGCTTGCGCTACGAAGCCGTGGACGAAGCGGCGTTCGAGGCCCTGGCCGACATACGCGTCGCGGCCATGCGCGACAGCCTGGTGCGCGTGGGCCGTTTCGATCCGCAGCGCGCCCGGCAGCGGCTGCGCGCCGGCTATAGCCCCGAGGACACCTGGGCGATCGTGCTGGACGATATCCGCGTGGGCTTCTATACGCTGCGCCGGGAAGCGGACGCGCTCAAGCTGGATCACCTGTACATCCTGCCCGCCCACCAGGCGAAGGGCCTGGGGGCGGAGGTCCTGCGGCGCATCCTGCGCAGGGCGGATCGCGACGGCCTGCCCGTGCGCCTGGGCGCACTGCGGGACAGCGACGCCAACCGCTTCTACCAGCGCCACGGATTCGAGCGCGCCGGCGAGGATAGCTGGGACATTTACTATGAACGCAAGCCCCTGCCCTATCTGGCCAACTGCCCGGGGGCCCCGGAACAGGGATAG
- a CDS encoding arginine/lysine/ornithine decarboxylase translates to MKFRFPIVIIDEDYRSENASGLGIRALAAAIEAEGVEVLGVTSYGDLSSFAQQQSRASAFILSIDDEEFDVDSPEDVASAIKNLRSFIGELRFRNADIPIYLYGETRTSQHIPNDILRELHGFIHMFEDTPEFVGRHIIREARAYVDSLAPPFFRELVKYAQDGSYSWHCPGHSGGVAFLKSPVGQMFHQFFGENMLRADVCNAVDELGQLLDHTGPVAESELNAARIFHADHCYFVTNGTSTSNKVVWHANVAAGDVVVVDRNCHKSILHAITMTGAIPVFLRPTRNHLGIIGPIPIEEFEPENIMKKIEANPFAREVKNKKPRILTLTQSTYDGVIYNVEMIKEKLGNYVDTLHFDEAWLPHAAFHEFYRDMHAIGPGRPRSEAAMVFATHSTHKLLAGISQASQIIVQESNTRKLDRNIFNEAYLMHTSTSPQYAIIASCDVAAAMMEPPGGTALVEESIREAMDFRRAMRKVESEFGRNDWWFKVWGPNRLVSDGIGHRDEWLLESGDHWHGFGDIADGFNMLDPIKATVITPGLDISGSFGETGIPAALVSKYLAEHGVVIEKTGLYSFFILFTIGITKGRWNTLLTALQQFKDDYDRNQPMWRILPEFCRDHRRYERMGLRDLCQQIHEAYRESDVARLTTEMYLSDMVPALKPSDAFARMAHREVERVAIEDLEGRVTGVLLTPYPPGIPLLIPGERFNRTIVQYLQFARAFNARFPGFETDIHGLAEDVDERGEVRYYVDCLKED, encoded by the coding sequence ATGAAATTCCGGTTTCCCATTGTCATCATCGACGAAGACTACCGTTCCGAGAACGCCTCGGGACTGGGTATACGCGCGCTTGCCGCGGCCATCGAGGCCGAGGGCGTGGAGGTGCTGGGCGTCACCAGCTATGGCGACCTGAGCTCTTTCGCCCAGCAGCAGAGCCGCGCCAGCGCCTTCATCCTGTCGATCGACGATGAGGAGTTCGACGTGGACTCGCCGGAGGACGTGGCCAGCGCCATCAAGAACCTGCGGTCCTTCATCGGGGAATTGCGTTTCCGCAATGCCGACATACCGATCTATCTGTATGGCGAAACCCGCACCTCGCAGCACATCCCCAACGATATCCTGCGCGAGCTGCACGGCTTCATCCACATGTTCGAGGACACGCCGGAATTTGTCGGCCGGCACATCATCCGCGAGGCCCGCGCCTATGTGGACAGCCTGGCCCCGCCGTTCTTCCGCGAGCTGGTCAAGTATGCGCAGGACGGCTCGTACTCCTGGCACTGCCCGGGGCACTCGGGCGGCGTGGCGTTCCTGAAGAGCCCCGTGGGGCAGATGTTCCACCAGTTCTTCGGCGAAAACATGCTGCGCGCCGACGTCTGCAACGCGGTGGACGAACTGGGCCAGCTGCTGGATCACACCGGTCCGGTGGCCGAGTCCGAACTCAATGCGGCGCGCATCTTCCACGCCGACCACTGCTACTTCGTGACCAACGGCACCTCGACGTCGAACAAGGTCGTGTGGCACGCCAACGTCGCCGCCGGCGACGTGGTGGTGGTCGACCGCAATTGCCACAAGTCCATCCTGCACGCCATCACGATGACGGGTGCCATCCCGGTGTTCCTGCGCCCGACGCGCAACCACCTGGGCATCATCGGGCCCATTCCCATCGAGGAATTCGAGCCCGAGAACATCATGAAGAAGATCGAGGCCAATCCCTTCGCCCGCGAGGTGAAGAACAAGAAGCCGCGCATCCTGACCCTGACCCAGAGCACCTATGACGGCGTGATCTACAACGTCGAGATGATCAAGGAAAAGCTGGGCAACTACGTCGATACGCTGCATTTCGACGAGGCCTGGCTGCCGCACGCCGCGTTCCACGAGTTCTACCGCGATATGCACGCCATCGGCCCGGGACGTCCGCGCAGCGAGGCGGCGATGGTCTTCGCCACCCACTCCACGCACAAGCTGCTGGCTGGCATTTCGCAGGCGTCGCAGATCATCGTGCAGGAGTCCAACACCCGCAAACTGGACCGCAATATCTTCAACGAAGCCTACCTGATGCATACCTCCACCTCGCCGCAGTACGCGATCATCGCGTCCTGCGACGTGGCGGCGGCCATGATGGAGCCGCCGGGCGGTACCGCGCTGGTCGAGGAAAGCATCCGCGAAGCCATGGACTTTCGCCGCGCCATGCGCAAGGTGGAATCCGAATTCGGCCGCAACGACTGGTGGTTCAAGGTCTGGGGCCCGAACCGCCTGGTGTCCGACGGCATTGGCCACCGCGACGAATGGCTGCTGGAATCGGGCGATCACTGGCATGGCTTCGGCGATATCGCCGACGGCTTCAACATGCTGGACCCGATCAAGGCGACCGTCATCACTCCGGGCCTGGATATTTCCGGCAGCTTCGGCGAAACCGGCATTCCGGCCGCGCTGGTATCCAAGTACCTGGCCGAGCATGGCGTGGTCATCGAGAAGACGGGCCTGTATTCCTTCTTCATCCTGTTCACGATCGGCATTACGAAGGGCCGCTGGAACACATTGCTGACGGCCTTGCAGCAGTTCAAGGACGACTACGACCGCAACCAGCCGATGTGGCGCATTCTGCCGGAATTCTGCCGCGACCATCGCCGCTACGAGCGCATGGGCTTGCGCGACCTGTGCCAGCAGATCCACGAAGCCTACCGCGAAAGCGATGTGGCGCGGCTGACCACCGAGATGTACCTGAGCGACATGGTGCCCGCGCTCAAGCCCTCCGATGCCTTCGCGCGCATGGCCCACCGGGAGGTCGAGCGTGTGGCGATCGAAGACCTGGAAGGGCGGGTGACCGGTGTGCTGCTGACGCCGTACCCCCCCGGCATCCCGCTGCTGATCCCGGGCGAGCGCTTCAATCGCACCATCGTGCAGTACCTGCAGTTCGCGCGTGCGTTCAATGCCCGCTTCCCGGGCTTCGAGACCGACATCCATGGCCTGGCCGAGGATGTCGACGAACGCGGCGAGGTGCGCTACTACGTCGACTGCCTGAAGGAAGACTGA
- a CDS encoding NAD(P)/FAD-dependent oxidoreductase has translation MFDVAIIGAGAAGMMCAAVAGQRGLRVVLIDHAARLGEKIRISGGGRCNFTNTGTGPANFLSENPHFCRSALAGYGPQDFLALLRGYRVAWHEKHRGQLFCDESSAAIIDVLRAECDAGGVQWRMPCTVAEIGRSGEHGFELRTEGQGVLHAGKVVIATGGMAIPQLGATDYGLKVARQFGLKVVEPRPALVPLTFDAARWAPFAALSGVALEAGVRSGPGEFLEDVLFTHRGLSGPGILQISSYWNPGQPVVLDLADGRDLAEELIAAKAGGRQQLGTALSALWPRRLAEQWLLDMTDAKGQPLAQARLADIPDKTLRGLARAVHAWEVVPTGTAGYKKAEVMRGGVDTRGLDQKSMQARSVPGLHFIGEVVDVTGWLGGYNFQWAWASGVACGKAL, from the coding sequence ATGTTCGACGTCGCGATCATCGGCGCCGGCGCCGCTGGCATGATGTGTGCCGCGGTGGCCGGCCAGCGCGGCCTGCGCGTCGTGCTGATCGACCACGCGGCCAGGTTGGGCGAGAAGATCCGCATATCCGGCGGCGGCCGCTGCAACTTCACCAATACCGGCACCGGCCCCGCCAATTTCCTGTCGGAGAACCCGCACTTCTGTCGCTCGGCGCTGGCCGGCTACGGGCCGCAGGACTTTCTTGCGCTGTTGCGTGGCTACCGCGTGGCCTGGCACGAGAAGCACCGCGGCCAGTTGTTCTGTGACGAGTCTAGCGCCGCCATCATCGACGTCCTGCGCGCGGAGTGCGACGCGGGCGGCGTGCAATGGCGCATGCCGTGCACCGTCGCCGAGATCGGGCGGTCTGGCGAACACGGGTTCGAGCTGCGTACCGAGGGGCAGGGCGTATTGCACGCGGGCAAGGTGGTCATCGCCACCGGCGGCATGGCCATCCCCCAGCTCGGCGCGACGGACTACGGGCTGAAGGTCGCGCGCCAGTTCGGCCTGAAGGTGGTGGAGCCGCGGCCCGCGCTGGTGCCGCTGACGTTCGATGCCGCGCGCTGGGCGCCCTTCGCGGCGCTGTCGGGCGTCGCGCTGGAGGCCGGCGTGCGCAGCGGCCCGGGCGAGTTCCTCGAAGACGTGCTGTTCACCCATCGTGGCCTGTCCGGCCCCGGCATCCTGCAGATCTCCAGTTACTGGAATCCCGGGCAGCCCGTGGTGCTGGACCTGGCCGACGGCCGGGACCTGGCCGAGGAGCTGATCGCCGCCAAGGCGGGTGGCCGCCAGCAGCTGGGCACGGCACTGAGCGCCCTGTGGCCGCGCCGCCTGGCCGAGCAATGGCTGCTCGACATGACGGACGCCAAGGGCCAGCCCCTGGCGCAGGCGCGGCTGGCCGATATCCCCGACAAGACGCTGCGCGGGCTGGCGCGCGCCGTCCATGCCTGGGAGGTCGTGCCGACGGGCACGGCCGGCTACAAGAAAGCCGAGGTGATGCGCGGCGGCGTCGACACACGGGGGCTGGACCAGAAGAGCATGCAGGCGCGCAGCGTGCCGGGCCTGCATTTCATCGGCGAGGTGGTGGACGTCACCGGTTGGCTGGGCGGCTACAACTTCCAGTGGGCCTGGGCCTCCGGCGTCGCCTGCGGCAAGGCGCTTTGA
- a CDS encoding ZIP family metal transporter, producing MNTHIRSLAEAGAGKTAVFILLALFAMGSWGLWLVLRDDYPQVANAWVGGLIAAGATAAGTLPVLFSQRLSERVQDTMFGFGAGVMLAASAFSLVVPGIQAARDLGNGPWSAGLTVGAAILLGAAVLLWLERTVPHEHFIKGKEGHDARVLKRTWLFVFAIMLHNLPEGLAIGVAFGGTDAMRAGALSTGIAIQDVPEGLVVAVALLAAGYSRTFAVVLGMASGLIEPVGALAGAAVMAWSSVLLPWGLGFAAGAMLFVISHEIIPESHRKGHEVYATCGLMLGFVLMMLLDTALA from the coding sequence ATGAACACGCATATCCGCTCGCTGGCCGAAGCCGGCGCCGGCAAGACCGCCGTCTTCATCCTGCTGGCGCTGTTCGCCATGGGCTCGTGGGGGCTGTGGCTCGTCCTGCGCGACGATTATCCGCAGGTCGCCAACGCCTGGGTCGGCGGCCTGATCGCGGCCGGCGCCACGGCTGCCGGCACCCTCCCGGTGCTCTTTTCGCAGCGCCTGTCCGAGCGCGTGCAGGACACCATGTTCGGCTTTGGCGCCGGCGTCATGCTGGCGGCCAGTGCGTTTTCGCTGGTGGTGCCCGGCATCCAGGCCGCGCGCGACCTGGGCAACGGCCCCTGGAGCGCCGGCCTCACGGTGGGCGCCGCGATCCTGCTGGGCGCGGCGGTGCTGCTGTGGCTGGAGCGCACCGTGCCGCACGAGCATTTCATCAAGGGCAAGGAAGGCCACGATGCCCGCGTGCTCAAGCGCACCTGGCTGTTCGTCTTCGCCATCATGCTGCACAACCTGCCCGAAGGCCTGGCCATCGGCGTGGCCTTCGGCGGAACCGACGCGATGCGCGCCGGCGCGCTGTCCACCGGCATCGCCATCCAGGACGTACCGGAAGGGCTGGTGGTGGCCGTCGCCTTGCTGGCGGCGGGATACAGCCGCACGTTCGCGGTCGTGCTGGGCATGGCATCGGGGCTGATCGAGCCGGTGGGGGCCCTGGCGGGCGCGGCCGTCATGGCCTGGTCGTCCGTGCTGCTGCCCTGGGGACTGGGTTTCGCCGCCGGCGCCATGCTGTTCGTCATCAGCCACGAGATCATTCCGGAATCTCACCGCAAGGGCCACGAGGTCTACGCCACCTGCGGGCTGATGCTGGGGTTCGTCCTGATGATGCTGCTCGATACGGCGCTGGCCTAG
- the gcvT gene encoding glycine cleavage system aminomethyltransferase GcvT, translated as MSISLKNTPLAQEHVAAGARMVDFGGWNMPLAYGSQIEEHHAVRQDAGMFDVSHMLNVDVTGADAMPFLRRLIANDVAKLTTPGKALYSCMLNPEGGVIDDLIVYFFAVDRWRVVVNAATADKDVAWMQRVAAATRLHVSIAPRRDLAMIAVQGPNARAKLWAARPAWRADSEPLTPFTAARFEPDTLVARTGYTGEDGFEIVLPATEVATLWRDLVAQGVRPCGLGARDTLRLEAGMNLYGQDMDELTQPAQAGLTWTVSLKDPARGFIGRAAIEQCSTPCAFLGLKLSERGVMRAHMAVRTPLGDGEITSGTMSPTLGVSVAFARLPMGVNPGDTVQVDIRGKWVPATVCKLPFVRHGKAVEHS; from the coding sequence ATGTCGATATCCCTCAAGAACACTCCCCTGGCGCAGGAACATGTCGCCGCCGGCGCGCGCATGGTCGATTTCGGCGGCTGGAACATGCCGCTGGCCTATGGCTCGCAGATCGAGGAACACCATGCCGTCCGCCAGGATGCCGGGATGTTCGATGTTTCGCACATGCTCAACGTCGATGTCACGGGCGCGGACGCCATGCCCTTCCTGCGCCGGCTCATCGCCAACGATGTGGCCAAGCTGACGACGCCGGGCAAGGCGCTGTACAGCTGCATGCTGAACCCCGAAGGCGGGGTCATCGACGACCTGATCGTCTATTTCTTCGCCGTGGACCGCTGGCGCGTGGTGGTCAATGCCGCCACCGCGGACAAGGACGTCGCCTGGATGCAGCGCGTGGCCGCCGCGACACGGCTGCATGTCTCCATCGCGCCGCGCCGCGACCTGGCCATGATCGCAGTGCAGGGCCCCAACGCCCGCGCCAAACTCTGGGCCGCGCGGCCGGCATGGCGCGCAGACTCCGAGCCCCTCACGCCTTTCACGGCGGCACGCTTCGAGCCCGACACGCTGGTGGCGCGCACCGGCTATACCGGCGAAGACGGATTCGAGATCGTCCTGCCCGCCACGGAAGTCGCCACGCTGTGGCGCGACCTGGTGGCGCAAGGCGTGCGCCCCTGCGGCCTGGGCGCGCGCGATACCCTGCGCCTGGAAGCCGGGATGAACCTGTACGGCCAGGACATGGACGAGCTCACGCAGCCCGCGCAGGCCGGTCTGACCTGGACGGTCTCGCTGAAAGACCCGGCGCGTGGCTTCATCGGCCGCGCCGCCATCGAACAGTGCTCCACGCCCTGCGCCTTCCTCGGTCTGAAGCTGTCGGAGCGCGGCGTCATGCGGGCCCACATGGCGGTGCGTACGCCGCTGGGCGACGGCGAGATCACCAGCGGCACGATGTCGCCCACGCTGGGCGTATCGGTGGCCTTCGCGCGCCTGCCGATGGGGGTAAACCCCGGCGACACGGTGCAGGTCGACATCCGCGGCAAGTGGGTGCCCGCGACGGTATGCAAATTGCCGTTCGTGCGGCACGGCAAAGCGGTCGAACACTCGTAA